From one Culex quinquefasciatus strain JHB chromosome 3, VPISU_Cqui_1.0_pri_paternal, whole genome shotgun sequence genomic stretch:
- the LOC6040336 gene encoding uncharacterized protein LOC6040336 isoform X2, producing the protein MLVRSSSHHPKLAGNKIMGLWYGSEVITHLGNEDGETIYDTCVVIHLTDTTNTSQTTDGPSRDQGPPVRFATDYGFSGDRDGNRRNQNQQNQQQQQQNYNYQWQQQQQNTRHLLLIWEEKEHTLEYKLRFNKSRPGFWMSSGPQEGTMIKLPYVHFSGTVQVLKAVNNQLVLTFCQSLPGSQLFTVVLSRQPMGLSPEENHSIRGLIKRRNLSTNSVRKVCYNGASSSVSSHVTAAILVGITTLLLRCATLFN; encoded by the exons ATCATGGGTCTCTGGTACGGCAGTGAAGTCATAACTCATCTCGGCAACGAGGACGGTGAAACGATCTACGATACTTGCGTGGTGATTCATCTGACTGATACTACCAATACT TCCCAAACCACCGACGGTCCGTCCCGCGACCAGGGCCCACCGGTTCGGTTCGCCACAGATTACGGCTTTTCCGGCGATCGAGACGGCAACCGAAGAAACCAAAACCAGCAgaaccaacagcagcagcagcagaactaCAACTACCAgtggcaacagcagcagcaaaacaCGCGCCACCTGCTGTTGATCTGGGAGGAGAAGGAACACACCCTGGAGTACAAGCTGCGGTTCAACAAGAGTCGGCCTGGCTTTTGGATGTCGTCGGGCCCGCAGGAGGGCACGATGATCAAGCTGCCGTACGTGCACTTTTCCGGCACGGTGCAGGTCCTGAAGGCCGTCAACAACCAGCTGGTGCTGACGTTCTGCCAGAGCCTGCCCGGGAGTCAGCTGTTCACGGTAGTGCTGTCGCGCCAACCGATGGGACTGTCGCCGGAG GAAAACCACAGCATCCGAGGTCTGATCAAGCGCCGCAACCTGTCGACCAACTCGGTGCGCAAGGTTTGCTACAACGGTGCCTCCTCCTCCGTCAGCAGCCACGTGACAGCGGCCATCCTGGTGGGAATTACTACGTTGCTACTGCGTTGCGCCACCCTCTTCAACTAA
- the LOC6040335 gene encoding probable asparagine synthetase [glutamine-hydrolyzing] produces MCGIFSIFLKNPAAAGGSELFRYGGRTESLRELAFRQSSKQRHRGPDYTGLVVDVDAGLVMVQERLSVLCVKTGSQPFVSEDGTVLLAANGEIYNYRQMAEVVNGVRKVGDGEYVPRSDCDVIIAYYEQFGAAKLMETIRGMFAFVLYDKKTDYVLMARDPIGIIPLYEGTDSEGNVWFASEMKCLVEKCSEVKVFPPGHMYYGKRHKLEPKSYYKPQWMFEIPRAQADLEQLRVALEAAVVSHLQCDVPMGALLSGGLDSSLIASIATKVMRKRHGLDYRLKTYSVGLIGGPDFEYSKMVSDYIGSDHTEVHFTIDEGLNYIREVIQHVETYDITTVRCSIPLLLLSRFIKSEGIKMILSGEGADELFGGYLYFYQAPNPEEFHWETVKRVKNLHFSDCLRANKATAAVGLELRVPFLDTDFVNHSMSIRPEDRMPQTKVNGTVRSMEKYVLRQAFTNDYLPSEVLWRQKEQFSDGVGYSWIDTITEYAASHVSDEDFAAASDRYPINPPSTKEAFYYRQIFEELFPHDSCARTVTRWVPRTDWGCSADPSGRKQTVHLRRK; encoded by the coding sequence ATGTGCGGAAtcttttcgattttcttgaagaACCCGGCCGCAGCTGGAGGTTCGGAACTGTTCCGGTATGGCGGTAGGACGGAGTCGCTGCGGGAGCTGGCCTTCCGGCAGTCGTCCAAGCAGAGACATCGCGGGCCGGATTATACCGGGCTGGTTGTGGATGTGGATGCGGGATTGGTGATGGTTCAGGAGCGGTTGTCGGTGCTGTGCGTCAAGACCGGCAGTCAACCGTTTGTGTCTGAAGATGGGACCGTGCTGCTGGCGGCCAACGGGGAGATCTACAATTACCGGCAGATGGCTGAGGTGGTCAACGGTGTGAGGAAAGTTGGAGACGGGGAGTACGTTCCAAGAAGTGACTGTGACGTTATCATTGCGTATTACGAGCAGTTTGGAGCGGCGAAGCTCATGGAGACAATTCGGGGAATGTTTGCGTTTGTGCTGTACGATAAGAAGACTGATTACGTCCTGATGGCACGGGATCCGATCGGGATCATTCCGTTGTACGAGGGGACGGATTCGGAGGGAAACGTGTGGTTTGCCAGCGAGATGAAGTGCTTGGTGGAGAAGTGTTCAGAGGTCAAGGTGTTCCCGCCAGGGCACATGTACTACGGCAAGCGGCACAAGTTGGAACCCAAGTCGTACTATAAACCGCAGTGGATGTTTGAGATACCTCGGGCGCAAGCGGATTTGGAACAGTTGAGGGTTGCTTTGGAAGCCGCTGTGGTGTCTCATTTGCAGTGTGACGTTCCGATGGGGGCGTTGCTGAGTGGAGGTCTGGATTCTAGCTTGATCGCGTCGATCGCTACCAAGGTCATGCGAAAGCGACATGGACTGGACTACCGACTGAAGACGTACAGTGTCGGATTGATTGGAGGTCCGGACTTTGAGTACAGCAAAATGGTCTCCGACTACATCGGTAGCGATCACACCGAGGTTCACTTCACGATCGATGAAGGACTCAATTACATCCGCGAGGTGATACAGCACGTCGAAACGTACGACATAACCACGGTTCGGTGCTCGatcccgctgctgctgctgtcgagGTTTATCAAAAGTGAAGGCATCAAGATGATCTTGTCTGGCGAAGGTGCCGACGAGCTGTTTGGCGGATATCTTTACTTTTACCAGGCTCCTAACCCAGAGGAGTTCCACTGGGAAACGGTGAAGCGTGTCAAGAACCTGCACTTCTCGGACTGCTTACGTGCCAACAAGGCTACGGCTGCAGTTGGTCTCGAACTGCGAGTACCTTTCCTCGATACCGACTTCGTCAACCACTCTATGAGCATTCGCCCGGAAGATCGGATGCCCCAGACCAAGGTCAACGGAACCGTTCGATCAATGGAAAAGTACGTACTCCGACAGGCCTTCACCAACGACTACCTCCCATCGGAAGTCCTGTGGCGACAAAAGGAGCAGTTCTCCGACGGCGTTGGATACTCGTGGATCGATACCATCACCGAGTACGCAGCGTCACACGTCAGCGATGAAGACTTTGCCGCCGCATCCGATCGTTACCCCATCAACCCACCCTCGACGAAGGAAGCGTTCTACTATCGGCAGATCTTCGAGGAGCTGTTCCCGCACGACAGCTGTGCAAGGACGGTGACGCGATGGGTTCCCCGCACGGACTGGGGCTGCTCGGCGGATCCATCCGGTCGAAAGCAGACTGTGCACTTGAGGAGAAAGTAA